In Streptomyces sp. NBC_01431, the following proteins share a genomic window:
- a CDS encoding DUF397 domain-containing protein gives MVTGLPATGWHKSSYSDDFDNACVEVSRRIVDGVTVRDSKDLDRPGLAVSSGAWTGFLTALGSR, from the coding sequence ATGGTGACGGGATTGCCAGCCACAGGGTGGCACAAGAGCTCGTACAGCGACGATTTCGACAACGCGTGTGTCGAGGTGTCACGCCGAATCGTCGACGGTGTGACCGTACGTGATTCCAAGGATCTCGACCGCCCGGGCCTGGCGGTCAGCTCCGGGGCCTGGACGGGCTTCCTCACGGCGCTCGGCTCGCGCTAG
- a CDS encoding relaxase/mobilization nuclease domain-containing protein: MMPNITRGTDTAGLVRYLFGPGRANEHTDPRIVAAYEGFTAEGEPRFEGGSPQLAAVAADLDSPHALFGTTVKDGHVWHCSISLRSDDGPLTDEQWATVAGRMVEDMGFANRDGKAPCRWIAVHHGTSTKGNDHIHLVVDLVREDGSKADVFRDHPRSQQICAAIELDMGLSVVEGRRGRSTPGIKRGEQEAAARRGHFEPERHTLARRVRAAGATSRSEAEFVRNLRASGVIARPRYAKGGRSEVVGYSVALHIKAGDHPPLWFPGGKLARDLTLTQLRQQWPDTDPADAVAVWSERSDALTERGAPNDLLRDETAWEMAAQQISEVRARLAQVPTDDVVRWSQAAYDAAGVMAVLSARLEERPGPLAKAADVLARSAQRSHEDRHRPMAVPPGQLRGAAMAARYSRSNAASALGQALMLQAMRNTMRALHDLHKARQERQQAAEIARSAQGDLARLQHSREWLASGPGSIRRPGGQVERPGPENGPQVQGPDRDR; encoded by the coding sequence ATGATGCCCAACATCACGCGCGGAACTGATACCGCCGGATTGGTGCGGTATCTGTTCGGGCCGGGCCGGGCGAACGAACATACGGATCCGCGGATCGTCGCCGCGTATGAGGGATTCACGGCCGAGGGAGAGCCCCGGTTCGAGGGCGGATCCCCCCAACTGGCTGCGGTCGCGGCTGACCTGGACAGCCCACACGCACTGTTCGGCACCACGGTCAAGGACGGCCACGTCTGGCACTGCTCGATCAGTCTCCGGTCGGACGACGGACCCCTCACAGACGAGCAATGGGCCACCGTCGCCGGCCGCATGGTCGAAGACATGGGATTCGCTAACCGCGACGGTAAGGCGCCGTGCCGGTGGATTGCTGTGCACCACGGCACGAGCACGAAGGGGAACGACCATATCCATCTCGTGGTCGACCTGGTGCGCGAAGACGGCAGCAAGGCCGACGTCTTCCGCGACCACCCGCGCAGCCAACAGATCTGTGCCGCCATCGAGCTGGACATGGGCCTGAGCGTCGTTGAGGGCAGGCGAGGCCGTAGTACTCCGGGAATCAAGCGCGGAGAGCAGGAAGCGGCGGCCCGCCGAGGGCATTTCGAACCGGAGCGCCACACCCTGGCCCGTCGCGTGCGGGCGGCCGGGGCCACCTCCCGGAGCGAAGCCGAGTTCGTTCGAAATCTGCGAGCCAGTGGCGTCATTGCCCGGCCCCGCTACGCGAAGGGCGGCCGCTCGGAAGTCGTTGGCTATTCGGTCGCGCTGCACATCAAGGCAGGAGATCATCCACCCCTGTGGTTCCCCGGCGGAAAGCTCGCCCGGGACCTCACCTTGACCCAACTGCGGCAGCAATGGCCGGACACCGATCCGGCGGACGCCGTAGCCGTATGGAGCGAACGATCGGATGCCCTGACAGAACGCGGGGCACCGAACGATCTGCTCCGGGATGAGACCGCGTGGGAGATGGCAGCCCAGCAGATCAGCGAGGTACGTGCGCGGCTTGCTCAAGTGCCCACGGATGACGTCGTTCGGTGGTCGCAGGCCGCCTACGACGCAGCCGGAGTCATGGCGGTTCTCAGTGCCCGCCTGGAGGAACGACCGGGCCCTCTGGCGAAGGCAGCCGATGTACTGGCACGGTCGGCACAGCGCAGTCATGAGGACCGTCATCGACCTATGGCAGTACCTCCCGGCCAACTGAGAGGGGCAGCAATGGCAGCACGGTATTCCCGCTCGAACGCGGCGAGCGCGCTCGGTCAGGCGCTCATGCTCCAGGCGATGCGCAACACGATGCGCGCGCTCCACGATCTGCACAAAGCCCGGCAGGAACGGCAGCAGGCGGCTGAGATCGCGCGCAGTGCCCAGGGCGATCTGGCACGACTGCAACACTCGCGCGAATGGCTCGCGTCCGGCCCCGGATCAATCCGCCGGCCCGGAGGCCAGGTTGAGAGGCCCGGACCGGAGAACGGACCGCAGGTCCAAGGTCCCGACCGCGACCGATAA
- a CDS encoding helix-turn-helix domain-containing protein produces the protein MIPRNRPVINEADIAQQAGTPIATWRRRDAPAFRQRVASLFPRSRVLIYDLAQARAYLAGQPLPALPAGEHPDDLLNDEETAAVLGVTASTVRSYASQGYLSPGKTLYSVRVWPRRDIEERLKNPPGQGKGGGRPPGTGKGPLKAHAYEGDPRLDTAAAALSTAGDIPRHHIAASLAQQHGGSTRTWERLLTQASQTTLPD, from the coding sequence GTGATTCCCCGCAACCGGCCAGTGATCAACGAAGCCGACATCGCCCAGCAGGCCGGCACCCCCATCGCCACATGGCGGCGACGCGACGCCCCCGCCTTCCGCCAGCGCGTGGCAAGTCTCTTTCCCCGCAGCCGCGTCCTGATTTACGACCTCGCCCAAGCCCGTGCCTACCTCGCGGGACAACCGCTGCCCGCGCTGCCCGCCGGAGAACACCCCGACGACCTCCTCAACGACGAAGAGACCGCCGCCGTACTCGGCGTCACGGCCAGCACCGTCCGCTCGTACGCCTCCCAGGGCTACCTCTCACCCGGCAAAACGCTGTACAGCGTCCGCGTATGGCCCCGCCGTGACATTGAGGAACGCCTGAAGAACCCGCCGGGACAGGGAAAGGGTGGCGGACGCCCACCCGGCACAGGAAAAGGCCCGCTCAAAGCACACGCCTACGAGGGCGATCCCCGTCTGGACACCGCGGCCGCAGCTCTCAGCACCGCCGGCGACATCCCCCGCCACCACATCGCAGCATCTCTCGCCCAGCAGCACGGCGGCTCAACGCGCACCTGGGAACGCCTCCTCACCCAGGCCAGCCAGACCACCCTGCCCGACTGA
- a CDS encoding adenylate kinase has product MASDATAGPQAGAARTPPHEGKESMRKIALFGPPATGKSTLAKWLSAELGHPHTDLDDLLFTPDGPLPLPEFRRQAAEITQHDAWIVEGNFSKLADVVWHRADVLVWLDFPLPLIMYRIVRRSLNQLTGREDSAQARRLTWSKAFFSRRSLLRTAIRKYRNNRPRYAQQVAETANLGIEVVRLRSPREVHRWKDELMKMKGPAESHSHGAARHTTGP; this is encoded by the coding sequence GTGGCAAGCGACGCCACCGCCGGCCCGCAGGCCGGTGCAGCCCGGACGCCTCCCCATGAAGGCAAGGAATCCATGCGGAAGATCGCACTCTTCGGACCGCCCGCGACCGGAAAATCCACCCTGGCCAAGTGGCTCTCGGCAGAGCTCGGCCACCCGCACACAGACCTCGATGACCTTCTCTTCACGCCTGACGGCCCGCTGCCGCTACCGGAGTTTCGCCGACAGGCAGCAGAAATCACGCAGCACGACGCATGGATCGTCGAAGGGAACTTCTCCAAACTCGCCGATGTGGTCTGGCACCGCGCCGACGTGCTCGTATGGCTCGACTTCCCGCTGCCCCTGATCATGTACCGCATCGTCCGCCGCAGCCTGAACCAGCTCACAGGCCGCGAAGACAGCGCACAAGCCCGCCGGCTGACCTGGAGCAAAGCATTCTTCAGCCGCCGGTCACTGCTGCGCACTGCCATCCGCAAATACCGCAACAACCGGCCCCGCTACGCCCAACAGGTAGCCGAGACCGCCAACCTGGGCATCGAGGTTGTCAGGCTCCGCAGCCCGCGGGAAGTCCACCGCTGGAAGGACGAACTGATGAAGATGAAAGGGCCGGCGGAGAGCCACTCACACGGAGCAGCCCGGCACACCACCGGCCCTTAA
- a CDS encoding restriction endonuclease gives MFGVVAAAALGLAVMVLRWLAAHWWVLLIGLALAVAAGGAWLYQRGQRARWEQVRAQGLRYAMSQLDALGHREFEHAVRDLMRRDGCTDARQVGGAGDNGADVKATDPAGRRWVIQCKHRRDGDRGSAVGTPDLHVINGTARQLHGADIVVMVTNGRFSSKCAPLARSQHIHLVDRRVLGEWASGGRPIWELLRVLPPPRRPSAMS, from the coding sequence GTGTTCGGGGTCGTCGCCGCGGCGGCGCTGGGCCTGGCCGTGATGGTGCTGCGGTGGCTGGCCGCCCACTGGTGGGTGCTCCTCATCGGCCTTGCCCTCGCCGTGGCCGCGGGCGGGGCCTGGCTGTATCAGCGCGGCCAGCGTGCACGGTGGGAGCAGGTGCGGGCCCAGGGCCTGCGCTATGCCATGTCCCAGCTCGACGCGCTGGGCCACCGGGAGTTCGAGCACGCCGTACGGGACCTGATGCGCCGCGACGGCTGCACGGACGCCCGCCAGGTCGGCGGCGCCGGCGACAACGGCGCGGATGTGAAGGCAACCGACCCTGCCGGGCGGCGCTGGGTCATCCAATGCAAACACCGCCGCGACGGCGACCGGGGAAGCGCCGTGGGGACCCCGGACCTGCACGTCATCAACGGCACGGCCCGGCAGCTACACGGCGCCGACATCGTGGTCATGGTGACCAACGGCAGGTTCTCCTCGAAGTGCGCGCCGCTGGCTCGTTCCCAGCACATCCACCTCGTGGACCGCCGGGTCCTGGGGGAATGGGCCTCGGGCGGCCGGCCGATATGGGAGCTGCTGCGTGTACTCCCGCCGCCGCGGCGCCCCTCGGCAATGTCCTGA
- a CDS encoding AAA family ATPase, which translates to MSTPVAAGDREKVVSKLPGRLRQDLKIRAAQHGIEIQHAVQQGIDAWTGLASTPATVDTAGADSFSTFLPAGQWNDFRALAAERQVSLTQGLAQSVQLWLDKNPPPHVERSAHPRRTIVCNQKGGVGKTTITGGLGTALAEDSNELHPVCVSKYLARLVEELKSAGETPDLDLLDVEELPGPGRRVLLVDFDPQRHLTKQTGQQEILMGQDSLGKHMTGDATGHIKDLVVPIKEDRYGGRLDLLPGCQDGFLLDVGLSRARARESALERALAPLEGDYDDIIVDCPPSLGLSMDAAIYYGRRRPDEAPESSGVLIVVQAEDSSADAYELLVSQIEDLRDDLTIDVDYLGIVVNQYDPRKGYIAKSSLKNWMDVKDPRVVAVIPQAADQLKAVRLKQTLLTFSPTCEQAVAMRALAREIS; encoded by the coding sequence ATGAGCACTCCAGTCGCCGCGGGCGACCGCGAAAAGGTCGTCTCGAAGTTGCCGGGCAGGCTCCGGCAAGACCTCAAAATCCGGGCTGCCCAGCACGGCATCGAGATCCAGCACGCTGTGCAGCAAGGCATCGACGCATGGACGGGCCTGGCCAGTACCCCCGCCACCGTCGACACCGCGGGTGCCGACTCGTTCTCCACGTTCCTGCCCGCCGGCCAGTGGAACGACTTCCGGGCGCTGGCCGCCGAGCGCCAGGTATCGCTCACTCAGGGCCTGGCCCAGTCAGTTCAGCTCTGGCTCGACAAGAACCCGCCCCCTCACGTCGAACGCTCCGCTCACCCCCGGCGCACCATCGTCTGCAACCAGAAGGGCGGCGTCGGCAAGACCACCATCACCGGCGGGCTGGGCACAGCACTCGCCGAGGACAGCAACGAGCTTCACCCGGTGTGCGTCAGCAAGTACCTGGCCCGCCTTGTCGAAGAACTCAAGAGCGCCGGTGAGACGCCCGACCTCGACCTCCTGGACGTGGAAGAACTGCCCGGCCCCGGGCGCCGGGTCCTGCTGGTCGACTTCGACCCCCAGCGGCACCTGACCAAGCAGACCGGTCAGCAAGAGATCCTGATGGGGCAGGACAGCCTCGGCAAGCACATGACTGGGGACGCCACCGGCCACATCAAGGATCTCGTCGTGCCCATCAAGGAGGACCGCTACGGCGGCCGCCTCGACCTCCTGCCGGGCTGCCAGGACGGATTCCTGCTCGATGTCGGCCTGTCCCGCGCACGCGCCCGGGAGTCGGCCCTCGAGCGGGCCCTGGCCCCCCTCGAAGGGGACTACGACGACATCATCGTGGACTGCCCGCCCAGCCTCGGACTGAGCATGGACGCGGCGATCTACTACGGCCGGCGCCGCCCGGACGAAGCCCCGGAAAGCTCAGGCGTGCTCATCGTCGTCCAGGCAGAGGACAGCTCTGCGGACGCCTACGAACTACTGGTGTCACAGATCGAAGACCTGCGCGACGACCTGACCATCGACGTCGACTATCTCGGCATCGTCGTCAACCAGTACGACCCCCGGAAGGGATACATCGCGAAGTCCTCCCTGAAGAACTGGATGGATGTCAAAGACCCCCGCGTCGTCGCGGTCATCCCCCAGGCCGCCGACCAACTCAAGGCCGTACGGCTCAAGCAGACGCTTCTGACGTTCAGCCCTACATGCGAGCAGGCTGTCGCGATGCGCGCGCTCGCCCGGGAGATCTCATGA
- a CDS encoding DUF7691 family protein, which translates to MSKVVNYSMANPGPIARFLPAQDLNAEESRRLGLMRAAARARQDDLDAQEVDWGLSVPDALEHLVAGRADSSADYAGAAYYAALQIVIDHNASDEATLASYRSPATYFSALDDALSAVGVAQDLLPYQYIYSGPPANIGFYIPHPLDGSPEIGCWPLATAARAVDAYRAVVDRIDADMRYDLEELITALDGWSSEWVEGRGAWWWAEDGALFFSITG; encoded by the coding sequence ATGAGCAAAGTAGTCAACTACAGCATGGCGAACCCGGGCCCGATAGCGCGCTTCCTCCCAGCACAGGATCTGAACGCGGAGGAATCACGACGCCTCGGCCTCATGCGAGCGGCGGCGCGGGCGCGCCAGGACGATCTCGATGCCCAGGAGGTGGACTGGGGGCTGTCGGTGCCGGATGCACTGGAGCATCTGGTCGCCGGCCGGGCCGACTCCAGCGCTGACTACGCGGGCGCCGCGTATTACGCGGCGCTTCAGATCGTCATTGATCACAACGCGAGCGACGAGGCCACTCTTGCGAGTTACCGGAGCCCTGCCACCTATTTCTCAGCTCTGGACGATGCGCTGAGCGCCGTGGGTGTGGCGCAGGACCTGTTGCCCTATCAGTACATCTACAGCGGGCCGCCCGCGAACATCGGGTTCTACATTCCCCACCCTTTGGATGGTTCGCCGGAGATCGGGTGTTGGCCGCTGGCTACGGCTGCGCGTGCGGTGGATGCGTACCGGGCAGTCGTGGACCGGATTGACGCCGACATGCGGTATGACCTGGAGGAGTTGATCACGGCTCTGGATGGTTGGTCTTCGGAGTGGGTCGAGGGGCGGGGCGCGTGGTGGTGGGCCGAGGACGGCGCGCTTTTCTTCTCGATCACCGGCTGA
- a CDS encoding ParB/RepB/Spo0J family partition protein, whose translation MGIPTEGAAPPTELALGLLSPNPDNPRTEAGDLTELGTSLLNHGQKVAITVMNRDAYVKANPSREGELEEGAAYVVIDGSTRLHAAREVGLKKLKVMVDDDLGSDAEELLESALVANIHRQSLSEMDEARALQRLMAIHGTQSALARRLGKSQGWVSQRLALLGLTEELQARVDQEPIDLLRAVGKKPPAEQAALLERLKEEREDAAKSKRKARATAAAAEQVTGEGGTGTDSTGAAAKPEADATPDPANFPPASPRPGSGHDGTEAAAVETPTRGGSLPEPRNAGQPTPGDARTALKINPCADAEDIARSLINGLEPEVLVQLAVLLQQHNRQAVTRRRS comes from the coding sequence ATGGGCATTCCCACCGAGGGAGCCGCGCCTCCCACCGAACTCGCCCTTGGCTTGCTGAGCCCCAACCCCGACAACCCGCGTACCGAAGCAGGCGACCTCACCGAGCTCGGCACGAGCCTGCTCAACCACGGGCAGAAGGTCGCCATCACGGTCATGAACCGTGACGCCTACGTGAAGGCGAACCCGTCGCGTGAAGGCGAACTTGAGGAAGGCGCCGCCTACGTCGTCATCGACGGCAGTACGCGCCTGCATGCTGCTCGCGAAGTCGGCCTGAAGAAGCTGAAGGTCATGGTCGATGACGACCTGGGCTCCGACGCCGAGGAACTCCTCGAGTCCGCTCTGGTCGCCAACATCCACCGCCAGAGCCTGTCGGAAATGGATGAAGCGCGCGCCCTCCAGCGGCTCATGGCGATCCACGGGACGCAGAGCGCGCTGGCCCGGCGCCTCGGTAAATCCCAGGGGTGGGTGTCCCAGCGGCTGGCGCTCCTGGGGCTGACGGAGGAACTCCAGGCCAGGGTGGACCAGGAACCGATCGATCTCCTGCGCGCGGTCGGCAAAAAGCCCCCGGCTGAGCAGGCCGCACTGCTGGAGCGTCTCAAGGAAGAGCGCGAGGACGCGGCCAAGAGCAAGCGCAAGGCCAGGGCAACCGCGGCGGCCGCGGAACAGGTGACGGGGGAGGGCGGCACCGGGACGGACAGCACGGGTGCCGCGGCCAAGCCGGAAGCGGACGCCACTCCCGACCCTGCGAACTTCCCCCCGGCCAGCCCCAGGCCGGGCAGCGGGCACGACGGGACGGAAGCCGCAGCAGTCGAGACGCCGACCAGAGGGGGGAGCCTGCCGGAACCGCGGAACGCGGGACAGCCCACACCTGGCGACGCACGTACGGCGCTCAAGATCAATCCATGTGCAGATGCGGAGGACATCGCCCGTTCACTGATCAACGGCCTGGAGCCCGAAGTGCTCGTCCAACTGGCGGTCCTGTTGCAACAGCACAACCGGCAGGCCGTCACCCGGCGCCGCTCCTAA
- a CDS encoding zeta toxin family protein yields the protein MLDRPAREHPRVLILGGPQGSGKSTALPLVQRQLNMTEAVRLDGDDIMALHPRFEPYARVHGGLAAARLVAPDYRILVARMLEEVRQAKQDLVLVGPYTHPEATFERLDYFRAEGYEAEMAYMAVHPARSELGVMHRHYQAMTDGTGYSLLIPLELQRSVIDGTPRILDAAQVRGTVRALHAVGRSGVLASTRRQADGSWTPPIAMSARVEEIRREPWNRETQARFQQDRADVAAIQAADWVERLASVDSLAVPMLTAAVDGSEPDEELRNVLRLGGLGFGPATRAERSGWSQEGAGGGRGSEHDRSHSNGLDR from the coding sequence ATGCTCGACAGACCCGCGCGCGAGCATCCTCGCGTGCTCATCCTGGGGGGTCCCCAAGGGTCGGGAAAGAGCACGGCCCTGCCGCTGGTTCAGCGGCAGCTGAACATGACCGAGGCGGTACGGCTCGACGGCGACGACATCATGGCGCTGCACCCGCGCTTTGAGCCGTACGCACGCGTCCATGGCGGACTCGCGGCTGCCCGTCTTGTCGCCCCTGACTACCGCATCCTGGTCGCCCGGATGCTGGAAGAGGTCCGCCAGGCCAAGCAAGACCTTGTCCTCGTCGGCCCGTACACACACCCTGAAGCCACGTTCGAGCGACTCGACTACTTCCGCGCAGAGGGGTACGAGGCGGAGATGGCCTACATGGCCGTACACCCGGCCCGGTCCGAGCTTGGCGTGATGCATCGGCACTACCAGGCGATGACCGACGGCACGGGCTACAGCCTCCTGATCCCGCTTGAACTTCAAAGGTCCGTCATCGATGGCACCCCCAGAATCCTAGATGCCGCACAAGTGCGGGGAACGGTGCGAGCCTTGCACGCCGTGGGACGATCCGGGGTGCTCGCCAGCACTCGTCGTCAGGCCGACGGCTCATGGACTCCTCCCATCGCGATGAGTGCACGGGTCGAGGAGATCCGGAGGGAGCCGTGGAACCGGGAAACACAGGCACGGTTCCAGCAGGACCGAGCGGACGTGGCGGCCATTCAGGCAGCCGACTGGGTGGAGCGGCTGGCATCCGTCGACAGTCTCGCGGTGCCGATGCTGACAGCGGCTGTAGACGGCTCGGAGCCTGATGAGGAGCTCCGAAACGTCCTCCGGCTAGGCGGACTTGGATTCGGGCCCGCCACTCGTGCCGAGCGGTCCGGGTGGTCACAGGAAGGGGCGGGCGGGGGCAGGGGTAGCGAACACGATCGGAGCCACAGCAACGGGCTGGACCGCTAG
- a CDS encoding plasmid mobilization protein yields MDEELTPRRAAFPGKKLKRVEEGKRQHVTKVLMSDKEAQLVRGRAIALGVSVPRTLVEAATGVPPLTRTERDAMYMEVMAVRRLLANMANNLNQIARALNADAEFSPDQLRAVLDRLPGTIERVEEMAAKYAA; encoded by the coding sequence GTGGACGAGGAGTTGACGCCCCGTCGGGCAGCATTTCCCGGAAAGAAGTTGAAGCGGGTCGAGGAGGGGAAGCGCCAGCACGTCACCAAGGTGCTGATGAGTGACAAGGAAGCTCAGCTTGTGCGCGGGCGCGCCATCGCCCTCGGAGTGAGCGTGCCGCGGACCCTTGTAGAGGCTGCGACCGGTGTTCCGCCGCTCACCCGGACCGAGCGGGATGCGATGTACATGGAGGTCATGGCGGTTCGCCGTCTGTTGGCCAACATGGCCAACAACCTTAATCAGATTGCTCGGGCGCTGAACGCCGATGCCGAGTTCTCCCCAGACCAGCTCAGGGCGGTACTGGACCGGCTGCCGGGCACGATTGAGCGTGTCGAGGAGATGGCTGCGAAGTACGCCGCATGA
- a CDS encoding DUF4913 domain-containing protein, with amino-acid sequence MDDEWADVPEPQDGSAQDASPESSAAPKGKRGGKRKKAKKPPPLVYSNLDAFVSDYLAQIIRRRIPSSSQSWCDEWWRHPEALSRLAAVWRAWEHLQHDPALGMSTWWLHHADPHLRALMHPETGPFAMCKPSKHVRLDPLPLKPANPLMWLDPAFSGAPDGASTG; translated from the coding sequence ATGGACGACGAATGGGCGGATGTGCCCGAGCCGCAGGACGGCTCCGCCCAGGACGCCTCGCCGGAATCCTCCGCCGCCCCGAAAGGCAAGCGCGGCGGCAAACGGAAGAAAGCCAAGAAGCCTCCGCCGCTGGTGTATTCGAACCTCGACGCGTTCGTGTCCGACTACCTCGCGCAGATCATCCGGCGTCGCATCCCCAGCTCCTCCCAGTCCTGGTGTGACGAGTGGTGGCGCCATCCTGAGGCGCTGTCCCGGCTGGCCGCCGTATGGCGTGCCTGGGAGCACCTCCAGCATGACCCGGCCCTCGGCATGTCCACCTGGTGGCTGCACCATGCCGATCCGCATCTCCGGGCGCTGATGCATCCCGAGACCGGCCCATTCGCGATGTGCAAGCCCTCTAAGCACGTCCGGTTGGACCCGCTGCCCCTGAAGCCGGCCAACCCGCTGATGTGGCTCGACCCCGCATTCTCCGGTGCCCCTGACGGCGCCTCAACCGGCTGA